The nucleotide window AATCGTAGATTACTTGGATGACTGCCTATAGCGTAGTGTATACACTACAAGTTGGCATCCTCCGAATCAACGGTCAAACCCAGGTGGTGTTCACACGTACGTGACCAGTCAGCAGCGGATCCGATGGAGGCCGTCCCCGTCCGGTGCATTGAAACCCAAAAGCCATGCATGTACAGCAGCTCGTGTGCCCGGTGCCCGCCCCCGCGTATACATCATTACGAACGTCACGTTTTGCACACGCGCGTATATGATTACGAACGTCACAGCTGAGATGAGAACAGAACTACTATACACGATCTATCAGGTTCTGTACGTGTACGTGTAGGAGCACACCGTACAGGACCCGAATGAGGCTCATCAGTCATCACACGGACGACGTGGACGTGACTGTGCGCTACTCCACCACCGTGACGTACGCACGTACGAATACGAACCAGGCTAGGCTAGTCACGTGTCAGTCAGAGGTCACATGAACCACGACCCTGCAAGCGGCGCGCGGCCGGCCAGACGGAAACGGAGAGGCGACCCCGTACCCGTACGTACTCCGATCCGGCCCCGATTTGGAAACGAAAGTTCCCGGTCCACGCGTACGCCAGAAGAAGCCTCCTTCCCGGCCGTGATGAGGTCAGGACTAGAAACTAAATCCGACTCCGTAATCTCATATTAACGTCAAATCGCGATTCTGATTTGACAGCCCAAACAATCACTATAAATACACAAATCAGGCATGTCGTTGTACTCTACCATTGTTATTACTACTACACGACACCACCGTACGCTCAGAACATCATCGTGTGATACGTGCGaatacgacgacgacgacgtcatCACGTCGacgagaagcagcagcagcaacggcGACCGCGATCGCGAAAAAGGGCATGGGAAGGCCGTCCATTGAGGCGCTGGCAATGGCCGACGCCGACTGGCGGGCGCAGCACTGCGccttcgacgacgacgacgacgacgaccaagCAGGCGCGCCGCCGGAGCACCTGCGCGCCTTCGAGGCGTTCATCGACGCGGTGGTGCCGGTGGACATGGTGCTGGCGTTCGGGCGCGGGGAGCGGCGCCGGAGCCACCAGGAGGACGTGAAGGAGAAGCTCAAGCTCTGGGCCAAGGCCGTGGCCGCCAAGGCGAGACAAGACGTCATCAAACACAACAACAAGAATAATGCATGCGTACACGGTGTCTAGCTAGGGCATGCTTATTTCTCAACACACCTAGCTATTCTTTCTAACCATTTGTTCAATTCCTTTTATATTCTTACATACAGAAGCTAAGTGACGGTACGTATAGTTGTTTGTTCGCGATTTGTActggacagacagacagacaatgAGAATTCATTAACTtcagcttatatatatatatatatatatatagggagaggctattcagtagccggctacaaaataagttattctatagccacctctatttactataattttatatactaatttaccataatgtcaatacatatttacgatagttgggttactataacacatggggatatttaccataatgttatattaaaccacttagtaaggagttactataatctcgtaaattaacatagtaattatcataactcaaagtggctacagaataagttattctatagccagctataggatagtagttctatatatatatatatatatatatatatatatatatatatatatatatatatatatatatatatatatatatatatagagagagagagagagagagagagagagagagagaggggaaagtattttcagtagccagctataaaataagttattctgtagccacctccatttacgataattttatatactaatttacgataatattaatacatatttacgatagttgggttactataacatatggagatatttaccataatgttatagtaaaccacttagtaaggagttactataatctcataaattaacatagtaattatcataactcaaagtggctatagaataaattattttgtagGTAGTAGATGCATAAAATTCCAGATCAAGCTGCGTGGAAAGATTTTTGTCGCGATGATATATAAAAATTAATTTGTTACCGC belongs to Miscanthus floridulus cultivar M001 chromosome 4, ASM1932011v1, whole genome shotgun sequence and includes:
- the LOC136548627 gene encoding uncharacterized protein: MGRPSIEALAMADADWRAQHCAFDDDDDDDQAGAPPEHLRAFEAFIDAVVPVDMVLAFGRGERRRSHQEDVKEKLKLWAKAVAAKARQDVIKHNNKNNACVHGV